A genomic window from Thalassoroseus pseudoceratinae includes:
- a CDS encoding 3-oxoacyl-ACP synthase III, producing the protein MRYRHVYVESVTTVVPPEVVTSTDIEDRLAPVYERLRLPEGRLELMSGIRERRFFPPGTRPGEISAVAAQKAIEQSGVDRRHLGALIHGSVCRDQMEPATANGVHHHAGLPQACQVLDVSNACLGLLNGMILLANMIELGQVRAGVVVGTEIGRPLVEGTIDSLLADPNLSRKQLKGEFASLTIGSGSAAIVMCDERLTQTGNRLVGGLYRADTASHELCAGGVESATHGDDRPRMQTNSEALLHAGVGLAKELWPFFLGTLEWTADDIDKVCTHQVGRAHRKLLLDELGIPLEKDFPTVERFGNTGSTALPIAWAEGVQAGHITQGDRLALLGIGSGLNALMLGLEWNGTK; encoded by the coding sequence ATGCGTTATCGGCATGTTTACGTTGAATCGGTCACGACGGTTGTACCACCGGAAGTGGTGACCTCGACCGATATTGAAGACCGGTTGGCACCGGTCTACGAGCGTCTTCGTCTTCCCGAAGGCCGACTCGAACTGATGTCCGGTATTCGGGAACGGCGGTTTTTTCCGCCGGGCACCCGTCCCGGTGAAATCAGCGCAGTCGCCGCTCAAAAGGCGATTGAGCAATCTGGGGTGGATCGGCGTCATTTGGGAGCCTTGATTCACGGCTCAGTTTGTCGGGACCAAATGGAGCCTGCGACCGCCAACGGCGTGCATCATCACGCGGGACTTCCACAGGCGTGCCAAGTGTTGGATGTCAGCAATGCGTGTCTTGGTTTGCTCAATGGCATGATTCTGCTGGCGAACATGATCGAACTCGGCCAAGTGCGGGCCGGTGTGGTGGTCGGAACCGAAATCGGTCGCCCGTTGGTCGAAGGCACGATTGATTCACTCCTTGCCGATCCGAATCTCTCCCGCAAACAATTGAAAGGTGAGTTCGCCTCGCTGACGATCGGGTCCGGTTCCGCCGCCATCGTGATGTGCGATGAACGTCTGACGCAAACTGGGAACCGCTTGGTCGGCGGACTCTACCGTGCCGACACCGCCAGTCACGAATTGTGTGCCGGTGGCGTGGAATCCGCGACACATGGCGACGACCGTCCCCGCATGCAAACCAACTCCGAAGCCTTGCTGCACGCCGGCGTCGGACTGGCGAAAGAGTTGTGGCCGTTTTTCCTCGGCACACTCGAATGGACCGCCGACGACATCGACAAAGTCTGCACGCACCAAGTCGGGCGGGCGCATCGAAAACTGTTGCTTGACGAACTCGGCATTCCGTTGGAGAAAGATTTCCCCACCGTCGAACGCTTCGGTAACACCGGCTCCACGGCACTTCCGATTGCTTGGGCCGAAGGTGTCCAAGCCGGCCATATCACGCAAGGCGATCGCCTCGCCCTCCTCGGCATCGGCAGTGGTTTGAACGCTT
- the floA gene encoding flotillin-like protein FloA (flotillin-like protein involved in membrane lipid rafts) → MDPRNNSTLMIFIFVAVAIFGLFFLAFLILFSRYFKLWLRAFVTKARIGPLSLVSMSLRKVNPQVVVDAKIMAVQAGLSSISTTQMEAHYLAGGNVQRLVKSLIAAHRANIQLEWETAAAIDLAGRNVLEAVQTSVDPKVIDCPDPRRHGRNTLDGVARDGIQLKARARVTVRTNLSQLIGGATEETIIARVGEGIVSAIGSCENHREVLANPMMIARRVLDKGLDSQTAYEIVSIDIADIDVGDNVGARLQMDQAEADVRIARAKAEERRAAAVAQEQEMKALTKENQAHVVLAEADVPRAMADAFRAGFLRADPDQNGSADHTN, encoded by the coding sequence ATGGACCCGAGAAACAACAGCACGTTGATGATTTTCATCTTTGTGGCGGTGGCCATTTTCGGCTTGTTCTTTTTGGCTTTTCTGATTCTGTTTAGCCGGTATTTCAAGCTGTGGTTGCGTGCCTTCGTGACCAAAGCTCGGATTGGCCCGCTAAGTTTGGTGTCGATGTCGTTGCGGAAAGTCAATCCGCAGGTGGTTGTCGATGCGAAAATTATGGCCGTGCAAGCGGGTTTGTCGTCGATCAGCACGACTCAAATGGAAGCGCACTACCTCGCTGGCGGAAACGTGCAGCGGTTGGTGAAATCACTGATTGCTGCCCACCGTGCGAACATTCAGCTGGAATGGGAAACCGCCGCCGCCATCGATTTGGCCGGACGGAATGTGTTGGAAGCGGTGCAAACGAGTGTCGATCCAAAGGTCATTGACTGTCCCGATCCGCGTCGGCATGGTCGGAACACCTTGGATGGTGTCGCCCGGGACGGGATTCAGTTGAAAGCACGGGCTCGTGTGACGGTTCGCACGAACTTGTCACAGCTTATCGGTGGGGCGACCGAGGAAACCATTATCGCTCGTGTGGGGGAGGGGATCGTCTCCGCGATCGGCTCTTGTGAGAATCACCGCGAAGTGTTGGCCAATCCCATGATGATTGCCCGTCGCGTCTTGGATAAAGGGCTCGATTCCCAAACCGCGTACGAAATCGTTTCGATCGACATCGCGGATATCGATGTCGGTGACAACGTTGGTGCTCGTCTGCAAATGGACCAAGCGGAAGCCGACGTGCGGATTGCTCGGGCCAAAGCTGAAGAACGACGGGCGGCAGCGGTTGCTCAAGAACAGGAAATGAAAGCGCTCACCAAGGAAAACCAGGCCCATGTGGTTTTGGCGGAAGCGGATGTTCCACGGGCGATGGCGGACGCCTTCCGAGCCGGTTTCCTCCGAGCCGATCCCGATCAGAATGGCTCGGCCGACCATACCAATTGA
- a CDS encoding RidA family protein: MSADARIEELKLELPPAPKPAGVYSLCVQTGSLLYASGHGPLNSDGSMMTGKVGLEVEEAHGKAAARQTGLAMLATLKSQLGSLDKIARIVKVLGMVNAAPEFQNHPQVINGFSELMVEVFGEAGRAARSAVGMGSLPSNISVEIEAIFEMHPDA; the protein is encoded by the coding sequence ATGAGTGCTGACGCCCGTATCGAAGAATTGAAATTGGAACTTCCGCCCGCTCCGAAACCAGCTGGTGTTTACAGCCTGTGCGTGCAAACAGGATCACTTTTGTACGCTTCGGGACACGGCCCGCTGAATTCGGATGGCTCGATGATGACCGGCAAAGTCGGTCTCGAAGTCGAAGAAGCTCACGGGAAAGCCGCGGCCCGTCAAACCGGACTAGCCATGTTGGCTACGTTGAAATCACAACTCGGCAGCTTGGACAAAATCGCTCGCATCGTGAAAGTGCTGGGCATGGTCAACGCCGCTCCGGAATTCCAAAATCACCCCCAAGTCATCAACGGTTTCAGCGAATTGATGGTAGAAGTGTTCGGCGAAGCGGGGCGAGCCGCCCGAAGTGCAGTCGGCATGGGATCGTTGCCATCGAACATCTCGGTCGAAATCGAAGCGATCTTCGAAATGCATCCTGATGCTTAG
- the aroB gene encoding 3-dehydroquinate synthase has translation MTTSVAQNSVQVYLGSRSYDVFIITDFLASLGAGIEPWFEDRADMPPGRRQAMIVTDQNVVDPHANNVRKSLEANGWQCGLHVMEAGEQSKCLETVSEIYDELVEMKAGRQVVILAVGGGVVGDAAGFVASTYTRGVPVIQVPTTLLAQVDSSIGGKVGINHKKGKNLIGQFHQPLGVVIDTATLNTLPDREYRAGLAEVVKYGVILDDEMFAYLEKSVDGLNNRDMDVLREVIRRSCRHKADVVEEDEFETTGRRAILNYGHTFAHAYEALTQYGALLHGEAVSIGMIHASQLAERLGMVDSTVTERQQKLLNALSLPTELPESVEFTADDVLDRMKLDKKNVSGKLRFVLPTRIGEVRVVTDVNPDDVRAVLPV, from the coding sequence ATGACGACATCGGTTGCGCAAAACAGCGTGCAGGTTTATCTTGGCTCACGAAGTTATGATGTGTTCATCATCACGGATTTTCTAGCCTCTCTCGGGGCGGGAATTGAGCCTTGGTTCGAAGACCGAGCTGATATGCCTCCCGGTCGCCGGCAAGCGATGATCGTCACCGACCAGAACGTGGTTGATCCGCACGCCAACAATGTGCGAAAGAGCCTGGAGGCCAACGGTTGGCAGTGCGGACTTCACGTGATGGAAGCGGGCGAGCAGTCAAAATGCTTAGAAACCGTTTCCGAGATTTACGATGAACTTGTCGAAATGAAAGCCGGTCGCCAAGTCGTCATTTTGGCGGTTGGTGGCGGTGTGGTGGGTGATGCAGCCGGGTTTGTGGCGTCCACTTACACACGCGGCGTGCCCGTCATCCAAGTTCCAACAACGTTACTCGCCCAGGTAGACAGTTCGATTGGTGGCAAGGTCGGCATCAACCACAAAAAGGGCAAGAATCTCATCGGGCAATTTCATCAGCCGTTGGGAGTGGTGATCGACACGGCCACCCTCAACACCCTGCCCGACCGCGAATACCGTGCAGGCTTGGCGGAAGTCGTCAAATATGGAGTCATCTTAGACGACGAGATGTTTGCTTACTTGGAGAAATCCGTCGATGGACTGAACAATCGTGATATGGATGTCCTCCGGGAAGTCATCCGACGAAGTTGCCGCCACAAGGCTGATGTCGTCGAGGAAGACGAGTTTGAAACCACCGGTCGACGGGCCATCTTGAACTACGGCCACACGTTCGCTCACGCCTACGAAGCCCTTACCCAATACGGTGCATTGTTGCATGGCGAAGCGGTGTCGATTGGCATGATCCACGCCAGCCAACTCGCCGAGCGTTTGGGCATGGTCGACTCCACCGTCACCGAACGGCAGCAGAAACTGTTGAATGCCTTGTCGCTTCCAACGGAACTGCCAGAGTCAGTCGAATTCACCGCCGACGATGTACTCGACCGAATGAAGTTGGACAAAAAGAACGTTAGCGGGAAATTGCGATTTGTCTTGCCAACTCGGATTGGCGAAGTCCGTGTGGTCACGGATGTGAACCCAGATGACGTGCGAGCGGTGCTCCCGGTTTGA
- the dprA gene encoding DNA-processing protein DprA, with protein sequence MDSDILNAIQLNLIPGIGPRMRQALLHRFETPANALAASRQELRKVPGIGTKLAAAIENEQDPVTAQRELDRCRERGLQLVLRNQPEYPPLLEEIPDPPTLLYCRGELTPADRLAVGIVGSRKCTHYGRTQAERFGQMLARAGMTVVSGLARGIDGAAHEGALSVGGRTIAVTATGHGTIYPPEHADLAERISRSGSVVTEMPFDQAPTPGLFPQRNRIISGLSQGVLIIEASRNSGALHTARHAMEQGRAVMALPGPVHSLASEGCHDLIREGATLVRHADDVLEALGPLPEPAPRENNETVLSPRELSLSDQERMVLNLVSTDPQPIDIILRSADIEPSRVLATLTVLEMKRFIRRLPGSRMVRVPT encoded by the coding sequence ATGGACTCCGACATTCTCAACGCGATCCAACTCAACTTGATTCCCGGTATTGGTCCGCGAATGCGACAGGCGTTGTTGCATCGCTTCGAGACTCCCGCAAATGCGTTGGCTGCGTCGCGTCAGGAATTGCGGAAAGTGCCGGGAATCGGCACAAAACTAGCCGCCGCAATCGAAAATGAGCAAGACCCGGTCACTGCCCAACGGGAACTGGATCGCTGCCGGGAACGGGGGTTGCAACTCGTCCTCCGAAACCAACCGGAGTACCCGCCGCTATTGGAAGAAATTCCAGACCCGCCGACCCTGCTCTACTGTCGGGGTGAACTGACGCCAGCAGATCGATTGGCGGTGGGAATCGTCGGTTCCCGGAAATGCACCCATTATGGTCGCACGCAGGCCGAGCGGTTTGGTCAGATGCTTGCGCGAGCGGGAATGACCGTCGTCAGTGGATTGGCTCGCGGGATCGATGGAGCCGCCCATGAAGGAGCGTTGTCAGTGGGCGGACGCACGATCGCCGTCACCGCGACGGGGCATGGCACGATTTATCCGCCGGAACATGCCGACCTCGCAGAACGCATTTCGCGAAGCGGTTCCGTCGTCACGGAAATGCCCTTCGATCAAGCTCCTACTCCGGGACTGTTCCCGCAACGCAATCGGATTATCAGCGGGCTATCTCAAGGCGTTTTGATTATCGAAGCGTCTCGCAACAGCGGCGCGTTACACACAGCAAGACATGCCATGGAACAAGGACGAGCCGTGATGGCGTTACCCGGTCCGGTGCACAGTTTGGCCAGCGAAGGTTGTCACGATTTGATCCGCGAAGGTGCCACACTCGTCCGGCATGCCGATGATGTACTGGAAGCCCTCGGTCCACTCCCTGAACCGGCTCCCCGTGAGAACAACGAAACCGTGCTCAGCCCGCGAGAACTTTCCCTTTCCGATCAAGAAAGAATGGTCCTCAACCTCGTGAGTACCGACCCGCAACCGATCGACATTATCCTGCGTTCCGCCGACATCGAACCCTCTCGCGTTTTGGCCACGCTGACGGTATTGGAGATGAAACGCTTCATCCGCCGACTCCCCGGCAGTCGTATGGTTCGCGTGCCGACGTAG
- a CDS encoding PPC domain-containing protein, translated as MRYLLSLLMVFVGSVGPVLAQTSYPMLMSIEPVAVQAGEVSEVAVNSRYSMHGSTTVFVSGEGVTAEVITDMTFPPDKDPPKLQKINLRITASEDAQLGVRDLRLLTPRGTSTLGQLVVVRDPVVYEIAKNNTAAEAQEVTLPATICGRIERAEDVDFFRFTGKAGARLVFHVRCMRLQDRIHDLQKHADPLIALRNASGTTIAVVDNHFAADPLMSVELPQDGEYLLEVRDVRYQGNTYWQYAIEVHDRPFVQTLFPLGVAAGQTGTVQPAGVNLPGDQTATVAAPAAVGTQVMELPLQFGDQPTNPVPVVISDLPLITESTDENNTPESAMPVSIPGGINGRISTDADIDCYRFTAKKGERFSFEVLAREFQSELDSNLRILNADGKRLTENDDLRRFRRTYADSGVENWAAPADGDYIIEIRDLHLRGGDTFPYFIKVTRAEPTFDLYLDTDKTQVFPGSCGVVFVNVVRKNGFQDAIDLAVDDMPTGMIAHCGRILPGRDSGCIVFQAHETAEPEMANVRITGSAIVGDDEEKITRVAAPYQETYQPGGGRGQWPVNWHTVAVGVAADVPRVTLSTYDISLKPGESKRIEVTLERAEGFDKNVQLDLQFRHLSRTYADPLPKGVSIDTKNSQTLLTAGATKGHITLTCAADSSPVEKQQAVVMANVSLNFVMKATYASEPLFVTVSAE; from the coding sequence ATGCGTTACCTCCTATCACTGTTGATGGTTTTCGTGGGGAGTGTTGGCCCGGTTCTTGCGCAGACCTCGTATCCGATGTTGATGAGCATCGAACCGGTGGCGGTGCAGGCGGGTGAGGTTTCGGAAGTTGCGGTCAACTCGCGTTACAGCATGCACGGCAGCACGACCGTTTTCGTCAGCGGGGAAGGGGTGACGGCGGAAGTCATTACCGATATGACCTTCCCGCCAGACAAAGACCCGCCGAAGCTTCAGAAGATCAATCTGCGAATAACTGCATCCGAAGATGCCCAACTGGGCGTTCGGGATTTACGGTTGCTCACGCCACGGGGCACCAGCACACTCGGGCAGTTGGTCGTGGTTCGCGATCCCGTCGTCTACGAAATCGCCAAGAACAACACAGCTGCGGAGGCTCAAGAAGTCACGTTGCCCGCGACAATTTGTGGGCGAATCGAGCGAGCCGAGGATGTCGATTTCTTCCGTTTTACCGGCAAAGCGGGGGCAAGGTTGGTCTTCCATGTGCGGTGTATGCGGTTGCAGGATCGAATCCACGATCTGCAAAAACATGCGGATCCGTTGATTGCCCTTCGCAACGCAAGTGGCACAACGATCGCCGTCGTCGATAACCACTTCGCCGCTGATCCGCTAATGTCTGTCGAGTTGCCGCAGGATGGGGAATACCTCCTGGAAGTTCGCGATGTCCGTTACCAAGGCAATACGTATTGGCAGTATGCGATTGAAGTCCACGACCGCCCATTCGTGCAAACGTTGTTTCCGTTGGGGGTGGCGGCCGGGCAAACGGGAACTGTTCAACCGGCAGGTGTCAATCTTCCAGGCGATCAAACTGCCACCGTCGCCGCACCCGCCGCCGTGGGCACACAGGTGATGGAGTTACCGCTTCAATTCGGTGACCAACCGACCAATCCGGTGCCAGTCGTGATCAGCGATTTGCCGCTGATCACCGAGTCGACCGACGAGAACAACACGCCGGAATCCGCCATGCCCGTGTCGATTCCTGGTGGAATCAACGGACGAATCAGCACCGATGCGGACATCGACTGCTACCGATTCACCGCCAAGAAGGGCGAACGATTCAGCTTTGAAGTTTTGGCGAGAGAGTTCCAGTCGGAACTCGATTCCAACTTGCGAATCCTGAATGCCGATGGCAAGCGGTTGACGGAGAACGACGACCTCCGCCGGTTCCGCCGAACGTATGCCGACTCAGGCGTTGAAAACTGGGCGGCTCCCGCGGACGGCGACTACATCATTGAAATTCGCGATTTGCATCTGCGAGGCGGGGACACGTTCCCGTACTTTATTAAGGTCACGCGAGCCGAGCCGACATTCGACTTGTATTTGGATACCGATAAGACTCAAGTTTTCCCAGGCAGTTGCGGCGTCGTGTTTGTAAATGTCGTTCGGAAGAACGGTTTTCAAGACGCAATTGATTTAGCCGTCGACGACATGCCAACGGGCATGATCGCTCACTGCGGCCGAATTCTTCCGGGGCGGGATTCCGGATGTATCGTGTTCCAGGCCCATGAAACTGCGGAACCGGAAATGGCGAATGTCCGGATCACAGGCTCGGCGATTGTGGGCGACGACGAGGAAAAAATCACGCGTGTGGCAGCTCCGTATCAGGAGACGTATCAACCGGGCGGTGGACGCGGTCAATGGCCGGTGAATTGGCATACCGTGGCTGTTGGCGTGGCGGCCGATGTACCACGTGTCACGCTTTCGACTTACGATATCTCGCTCAAGCCCGGTGAGTCGAAACGAATCGAAGTCACGCTCGAACGAGCCGAAGGGTTCGATAAGAACGTCCAACTCGATTTGCAATTTCGGCATCTTAGTCGGACTTACGCCGATCCATTGCCGAAGGGGGTGAGTATCGACACCAAGAACAGTCAGACGCTGCTCACCGCCGGCGCGACCAAAGGGCATATCACCCTCACGTGTGCGGCTGACAGTTCACCAGTCGAGAAACAGCAAGCGGTCGTAATGGCTAACGTCTCTCTCAATTTCGTGATGAAAGCCACCTATGCTAGCGAGCCGTTGTTCGTGACAGTTTCGGCTGAATAG
- a CDS encoding DUF1501 domain-containing protein: MLNFLTRTMSDCERQSRRSFLQVGSLAGLGLSLPSWMAARAMASESTKPTTNCILVWTRGGTSHHDTFDPKPEAPVSVKGEFSAISTAVPGVQFTEIVPNMAKELHRFALLRSWNPQNGSHGMADQFVMSGRKFNAAVAYPTYGSVVSHQHGFQSALPPFVQLGEQVDNRFGGGTPGILGLEHSPFTMNADPNAKAFTVRDITPPNGMSMDRVERRKRMLAQVDDLQRQTDVQPSAFAALDEHYKAALNMITAPETKRAFDIQSETDSLRDAYGRHRFGQSCLLARRLIESGVRFVTVTDGGWDTHQNNFKSLKTNRIPPVDQALPQLLADLEERGLLDTTLVLWLTDFGRTPKINSASGRDHWASSGFAIMAGAGIPGGSVLGATDDEGGRPIRNEYTTADIAATIYHKLGIPTDLIVQSPDGRPVRLIEGEPIREWT, from the coding sequence ATGCTAAACTTTCTCACCCGTACGATGTCGGATTGTGAACGTCAAAGCCGTCGAAGTTTCTTGCAAGTCGGTTCGTTGGCGGGGTTGGGGTTGTCGTTGCCGTCGTGGATGGCGGCTCGAGCGATGGCGTCGGAATCGACCAAGCCGACCACGAACTGTATTCTCGTGTGGACACGTGGGGGAACCAGCCACCACGACACATTCGATCCGAAACCTGAAGCTCCGGTGAGTGTGAAGGGAGAGTTCAGTGCGATTTCGACGGCCGTTCCCGGCGTGCAATTCACAGAGATCGTGCCGAACATGGCGAAGGAACTGCACCGCTTCGCGTTGCTGCGGAGTTGGAACCCGCAGAACGGCAGCCACGGAATGGCCGATCAATTTGTGATGTCCGGCCGGAAGTTCAATGCGGCTGTGGCGTATCCGACGTATGGATCGGTCGTGAGTCACCAGCATGGTTTTCAGTCGGCGTTGCCTCCGTTTGTGCAACTGGGGGAGCAAGTCGACAACCGCTTTGGTGGCGGGACTCCCGGGATTCTCGGTTTGGAACACAGCCCGTTTACGATGAATGCCGACCCGAACGCCAAAGCGTTCACCGTGCGAGATATCACGCCGCCCAATGGTATGTCGATGGACCGTGTCGAACGCCGCAAGCGAATGCTGGCCCAAGTTGACGATCTCCAACGACAAACGGATGTGCAACCGTCCGCATTCGCCGCTCTCGACGAACATTACAAAGCCGCGTTAAATATGATTACGGCTCCAGAAACCAAACGAGCCTTTGACATTCAAAGTGAAACCGATTCACTTCGCGATGCCTACGGTCGGCATCGGTTTGGTCAAAGTTGTCTTTTGGCTCGCCGATTGATCGAATCCGGCGTGCGGTTTGTGACGGTGACCGATGGCGGTTGGGATACCCACCAAAACAACTTCAAATCCCTGAAAACCAATCGCATTCCTCCCGTCGATCAAGCCCTGCCACAATTGTTGGCCGACTTGGAAGAACGCGGGTTGTTGGATACGACATTAGTGCTGTGGCTGACCGATTTCGGTCGCACGCCGAAGATCAATTCGGCCAGCGGTCGCGATCACTGGGCGAGTTCGGGGTTTGCCATCATGGCGGGGGCCGGTATCCCCGGTGGTTCGGTGCTTGGTGCGACGGACGACGAAGGCGGTCGCCCGATCCGCAATGAATACACCACCGCCGACATCGCCGCCACGATTTACCACAAACTCGGCATTCCTACCGATCTGATTGTGCAAAGTCCCGACGGGCGTCCCGTGCGGCTCATCGAAGGCGAACCAATCCGCGAATGGACTTGA
- a CDS encoding DUF1553 domain-containing protein, which produces MASNITDSIRSLACLLIAAVSLLGTTKAHAGLIVNPAEVTLDGNFARTQLLVRSEGSAMRASDRTHQVSYASSDDTIVTVDDTGRLLAHSNGTATITITADNETVSIPVTVNNVAELATVAFDHDVRPVLSKAGCNMGACHASQYGKGGFVLSVFGFNPQMDWNSIVRDRQSRRTNLLDPERSLFLLKPTMHVPHGGGQRLKKNSIDYQILAEWLRGGAAAPIKDAAKVTEIRVLPDRRVASIGDQQQLRVVATYSDGTTRDVTHWSKFDTLDDAVASVSDDGIVTAAGRGQGPIMVRFERRAALSMFVVPYTESFELKDWQNQNFIDELAAAKFEELGLQPSPLCDDATFLRRAYLDAIGSVPTLEETKAFLESTDPDKRTQLVDRLLGLTGDPTLDIHNDQYAAYWTLKWSDLIRNSSRTVGEQGMWALHNWLKAGFRTNKPFNEFVKELVTAKGSIYSNGPANYFRINRTSTDLAESTAQLFLGVRLQCAKCHHHPFESFSQADYYGFAAFFSRVGTKNSEDFGLFGRESIVLVKSSGSVRHPRTGQVMEPTPLQGEPVTHDLDLRIPLAEWMTSPENDYFSKAVVNRYVSYLLGRGLVDPVDDLRETNPPTNPEILDALAKKFVDDGFDIKQLMRTIMTSRLYQLSSEPTPQNAADERFYSHYQVRRLPAEPLLDAIDIATGSSTKFKSLPPGTRAIELPDAEYPNYFLTTFAKPRRATVCECERMPDENLAQALHTLNGDILADKIAAKDGRIAELLKSEKPPEEIVTELYLATLCRQPTAAEITAAKNYLDESPTPKECYEDILWALLNSKQFLFTH; this is translated from the coding sequence ATGGCCAGCAACATCACCGATTCGATTCGCAGCCTCGCCTGCTTGCTAATCGCAGCGGTTTCGCTTCTCGGAACGACAAAAGCACATGCGGGTTTGATCGTGAACCCGGCGGAAGTCACGCTTGATGGAAATTTCGCGCGGACACAACTGCTCGTACGCTCGGAAGGCTCGGCGATGCGGGCATCCGATCGAACGCATCAAGTGAGTTATGCATCGTCGGACGATACCATCGTGACCGTCGACGACACCGGTCGTCTGCTCGCCCATAGCAATGGGACAGCGACCATAACAATCACAGCCGACAACGAAACCGTTTCGATCCCCGTCACCGTCAACAACGTTGCGGAGTTGGCGACCGTGGCGTTTGACCACGACGTTCGACCGGTCCTCAGCAAAGCCGGCTGCAACATGGGAGCTTGCCACGCGAGCCAATACGGCAAAGGCGGATTTGTGCTCTCAGTGTTTGGATTCAATCCGCAAATGGACTGGAACAGCATCGTGCGGGATCGTCAAAGTCGTCGCACGAATCTGCTCGACCCCGAACGAAGTTTGTTTCTGCTCAAGCCAACAATGCATGTCCCTCACGGCGGTGGGCAACGACTGAAGAAGAACTCCATCGATTACCAAATCCTGGCGGAATGGTTGCGTGGTGGCGCGGCCGCTCCGATCAAAGACGCCGCCAAAGTGACGGAAATTCGGGTCTTGCCGGATCGCCGAGTGGCTTCGATTGGTGATCAACAGCAACTTCGCGTGGTGGCCACTTACAGCGACGGCACGACACGAGACGTCACACATTGGTCCAAGTTCGACACACTCGACGATGCCGTGGCCAGCGTTTCCGATGACGGAATCGTCACAGCCGCCGGACGTGGACAAGGCCCCATCATGGTGCGATTCGAACGCCGAGCCGCTCTGTCAATGTTTGTGGTGCCATACACGGAGTCGTTCGAGCTGAAAGATTGGCAGAATCAAAACTTCATCGACGAACTCGCGGCCGCCAAATTTGAAGAACTCGGTTTGCAACCCTCCCCGCTCTGCGATGACGCAACATTTCTGCGGCGGGCATACCTGGATGCCATCGGCTCGGTTCCCACGCTCGAAGAAACCAAAGCGTTCTTGGAATCGACTGATCCCGACAAACGCACGCAATTGGTCGATCGGTTGCTGGGGCTCACCGGCGACCCGACTCTCGATATCCACAACGACCAGTATGCCGCCTATTGGACATTGAAATGGTCCGACCTGATCCGCAACAGCAGCCGGACCGTCGGCGAACAAGGCATGTGGGCGTTGCACAACTGGTTGAAGGCCGGCTTCCGCACAAACAAACCGTTCAACGAATTTGTAAAAGAGTTGGTCACAGCGAAGGGGTCGATCTATTCCAATGGACCGGCGAACTACTTCCGTATCAATCGGACTTCCACCGATTTGGCCGAATCGACGGCTCAATTGTTCCTTGGCGTGCGGTTGCAATGTGCGAAATGTCATCACCACCCGTTCGAAAGTTTCAGCCAAGCCGACTACTACGGATTCGCGGCGTTCTTCTCCCGCGTGGGCACAAAGAACAGCGAGGATTTCGGGCTATTCGGTCGCGAATCCATCGTTCTGGTCAAGTCTTCTGGCAGCGTCCGACATCCCCGCACCGGTCAGGTCATGGAACCAACCCCACTGCAAGGCGAACCAGTCACGCACGATTTGGATCTGCGAATTCCGTTGGCTGAGTGGATGACTTCGCCAGAGAACGACTATTTTAGCAAGGCGGTTGTCAATCGGTATGTGTCGTATCTGCTTGGTCGTGGTCTGGTCGATCCCGTCGATGATTTACGAGAAACCAATCCCCCCACCAATCCCGAAATACTCGATGCATTGGCGAAGAAGTTCGTGGATGACGGTTTCGATATCAAGCAACTGATGCGGACAATCATGACGAGTCGGCTGTACCAACTGAGCAGCGAACCAACACCTCAAAATGCCGCAGACGAACGGTTCTACAGTCACTACCAAGTCCGTCGACTTCCCGCCGAACCCCTCTTGGACGCGATCGATATCGCCACCGGCAGTAGCACCAAGTTCAAAAGCTTGCCCCCCGGCACACGCGCGATCGAACTCCCCGATGCCGAATACCCGAACTACTTCCTCACCACATTCGCCAAACCCCGCCGAGCGACAGTCTGCGAGTGCGAACGCATGCCCGACGAGAACTTGGCTCAGGCATTGCACACTCTCAACGGCGACATCCTAGCCGACAAAATCGCCGCGAAAGACGGCCGCATCGCCGAACTTCTCAAGTCCGAAAAACCGCCGGAAGAAATCGTGACGGAGTTATATCTCGCCACGCTCTGCCGCCAACCCACCGCAGCGGAAATCACCGCCGCGAAGAACTACCTCGACGAATCGCCGACCCCCAAAGAGTGCTACGAAGACATCCTATGGGCATTGCTCAACTCAAAACAATTCCTGTTCACACATTGA